In Pleurodeles waltl isolate 20211129_DDA chromosome 5, aPleWal1.hap1.20221129, whole genome shotgun sequence, the DNA window TCAGAGAAGATGCCCGCTGACAGAAGAACAAACAGCACAAGAAGACGTGGCAAGTTAAGAGTAAGCTGCAGAGACAAACTGGCACAAACATACGTGGTGAGTCACTAAACTACATGGTCAAGTGGGAGCTGACAGAACACAGGAAGATAGTGTTCTTAGTACACGTAGGAGTCATCGGACAAGCATACCATGGTGAGTTAGTAAACTGTTAGCAGAGGCCCAGTGACTAAAGACTGGCACAGGCAGACTTTAGAGAATTACTAAACTTCTATGGGTAGACATTCTCtgacagaagaaggactgacctaggCTGTCTTTTGTGAATTACTAAACTCTGTAGACAGATCCTCACTGACAGAAGACTGGCACAAGCAGACTCTGGTGGTAGTGTTTATTGGCCCTCGTTACCTTTCTGTATAGGATTATCTGGTGATGTTTGGCCTGGATCAGGGGGAGCAGGTGGTTTCTCTGTGCTGCTTACAGAGGAGTCACTGTCTCCGTCATCTTCGCTGTCTTCGTCACTGTCCGAGCAGCTGGTCTCTGTGCTACTTCCAGTGGTGCTGCCACTGTCATCGCTGTCCGACTCATCACTGGGGCCGGTGCTCGAGGGTCTGGAGTCAGGATGATTTGGCAGAGCAGGGTCACCACCTGGAGAGTGGGATCCAGGGTCATGCTCTATCTTCTTTTTGATGATGTGCTTGTGGGGCTTCTTTCGGGAAAGTAGTCGTCTCTTGGGTGCAATGGGCTCCAGGGCATTCTCCCCACCAGCCTCCACAAACTCAACCTGCCGGTTATTCGTTGGCTCTTGGAGAACTTCACTCTGGGGTACCTCGGAAATCTCCCCGTCTGCTCCCTCCTTTAGTACGTCATTAGGATCGGATGGCGTTTGCTCCCCAGACGTGTGCTTCTTCTTCCTTCTGAGGGAACCCTCTTTCACGTTAAGGCCCATGTCAACCTGTGAAGAAAAATCAAGATATGTCAGGGTGCAATAGCAAGGGTGCTCTTCAAGCCAAGTATACAGCTCTAACTAAACACAGCAGAAAACACCGGAGTGCGAGCAAATAACAGCAGCACCTATGTCCTCATACCCAGTGCTTTAGCACCTCAGTGATTAAAAGTGATTTGTTAGAGAAATAAAGACTTATATAAAAAGGTACTAGTGAAGCATCTGGGAAATGGAGGACCCCGGCTCTCCCTCTACACAGAATCTCAGCTTGTGTTGTGCTTCTCACACAGATTCCAAGTTCTCAAAAGCTaagcttgctgtgctgtcctggtaCGTAGGATTGATATATATGTATGAGCCTGCACGGTCTGACTAGACAGCGGTAAAAGGCTACAGCGAAATGTCCTCAAAGAAGATCGTTTCCTGAGATCCTCAACCAAGAATTCTTCTCTTGGAGCACAATAATGATCAACTCCATGTGCACCATTCCTGAACACAAACTGCTCTGATTATTTGTATTTACAGAAAGCTGAAATAAATTTAAGACAAAAAACGTaatcttgttaaagaaaaccagtTCAAATGTCCGttgtatactggattatgcaaggagggctccatatgtgcccttcaaatcatttccagagacttggggaggctacccctcccatgcctgtaacacctatttctacagggagagggtgtaacacccccctcccaaaggaaatgctttgttctgccttcctgggcttgagctgctcaagcaacaggagggcagaacccggtctgtgaggtggcagcagctggggctgcctgggaaacctgagaaggctgtaatggcaatactggggatcctctaaggagccaccagagtgcatgggattgaacaaccaatactagaatcagtattagggtacaaattcccagatgttagacaccttacatggccatatttggagataccattgtgaagctggacataggtattgacttatgtccagtgcatgcataaagtggcatccccgcactcaagtCCTGAAAATTGGTCCTGGGCGACGTGAGGGCAGCTCAGctagcgcaggggtgccctcacacaaaggtactctTCACCTAGTCTTCAGGTTTGGAAGGactgacatacaggtgacttataagtgacctggtgaagtgaaagggtgcacgcattatttcacgcaggctgcaatggcagtcctgtaggagcctttgcatgggctccctatggatgacaaaagaaatgctgcagcccatagccatcccctggaaccccaatgccctgggtacctaggtaacatatactagagaattagaaggggcaccagtgtgccaatttgggatgaaatactgggttagcaGTTTGGAATGACAAGTtacagaggagagagagcataagcactggggccctggctaaaaagatcccagtgacacaaacacactgacgtgaggcagaaattgagggtaatatgccaaaaggagggtactttcctacagcatttaTTTTATCACAAGAAACAAAACAAGCCTTGTCAAAGCCAATACATCTTGACAGTTGTATTTATTGGATTGGCAATGCTTGTTGCTAATCTGTGCAGCAACGGCCGCACCATTCACAAGCCTGCAGAATGGTTCAGTGCCAGTCTGAATGTTTGTTTATATGGACTGATCTAAGATGGCAGATGCCCCTCagattaataaattaaaaaatgtattcattaCGTGTGCAAAAGCACTCCCCATGCAGTGGGTCCCACCAAGAAAGGACGGCTTCACGTGTTTATTTCAGGATTGTGGGTATCTGTGCGGTTGGAGGGGGCACACATGAGAGagaaagctggaaaacacatgcacacccacGGAGGGCTGAACAAAAGTAAAAGGCAATTCCCTAAAAGCAAGTAGTCAGCGGGTAGAAGTCAGGCAATGAAAAGGAAGACAAGGGGCGCCTGTTCCAGGAGCGGCAAGCGGAGGAGAGAAAGCCACGAGTGAAGCGACCACGAGGGACAACCATTCTGCATAGGTGCAGCCACAAAGTGTCTTTCACAGCCGGGGAGCCCGGCCAGACCGGGGTACAGCCCCCTCTCCTCTCACCCCCCGGGGGTACAGCCGCTCTCGCGTCCCCGCACTCACCGACAAACTCCCACCGTCCGCCGCTGCCTGGCTCAGGGACTCCGGCGCCTGACCTCGGCCCAGCATCCCTTGCGGATGCCTGGCGCTGACGTCACAGGCGAGCGCCCACGTCATTGGCTGCGTCTCACGGAGCCGCTGCGTGGTGTGCGCGGGAGGGGGGATCTGCCCTGTGCGACGACAATACGACGTTACAGACCAACCTTTACTGGTCACTTTACAGGAGGACTATCATTGTTTATACAGTATTTGAACGAGGTGATATTCCTACACAAAATGACCCTTCATAAAGATTCAAGGATtaggaaaacatttgttttttttctgggatGTAGGCGCACCGTCAAAGCAGAAGGTCGCCAATTCCAACATGGCGCCTCCTATCGCGACGGGCGCGCGGCCTTCTGGCGCCGGGCTCCGCAGACCGGAAATGCGCATTAGCGGCCGCGGGGGGAGCACGTGACACGCACGAGCCAATGCCGCCTGGTGTAGCGGAGGACTCGCGGAACCCGGAAGTGTGAAGGCGGAAGCTTCTAGACGCGTTGGAACGTTGGGAATGGCCGTTTAGAACCCTCGCTGAGGTGAGCCGGGGTCTGTGAGGGCTCTCCTGGCCTGTGCGCCCCGGGTACACCGCGCAGGCGGAGGGGCTGTGaccgggaggggagggggggaatcTGCCCCCGGGCCccgagagggagggaggggaggtggggaatctgcccccgggagggaggggggggggggggaaatctgcccccgggagggaggggaggagggaggggagggggaggggggggggggaaatctgcccccgggagggaggggggggggggggaaatctgcccccgggaggagggaggtgggggggggggggggggggggggggggggggaatctgcccccgggaggggggaggtgggaaatctgcccccgggaggggggagggggggaatctgcccccgggaggggggaggtgggaaatctgcccccgggaggggggaggtgggaaatctgcccccgggaggggggaggtgggaaatCTGCCCCCGGGCCCCCCGAGAGGGGGGAGGTGGGGAATCTGCCCCCGGCCCCCCGAGAGGGGGGGAGGTGGGGAATCTGCCCCCGGCCCCCCGAGAGGGGGGAGGTGGGGAATCTGCCCCCGGCCCCCCGAGAGGGGAGGTGGGGAATCTGCCCCCGGGGCCccgagggggggggagagaaatctGCCATGTTTATTTGTTTGCGCCGCTTGAGGGTACCGCGCACCTGGCCTACCAGGCATCGAAGCGTTGTAGAGAGGGCGGAGCCGGTCACTGCTGCCGAGGGGAGCGCTGTCAAAGGGAAAGGGCTGCTTCGACTTCTTGTTCAATTTCTGTGGTTTCAACAGCGTGTTTAGGGACCGGCTCGTAGCAGACACTTGTTTGCAGGGCGGACGCCTGGCGTGAtacctcttgtaggaagttggctctgtatgtactatttcaaagtaagaaattgcatgcaatcaatcaatcattacatttgtaaagcgcactatgtacccgtcagggtttcgaggcgctgggggggggggtgggtgagctgttggcggtcgaagagccaggtcttgaggagtctcctgaaggctaggaggtcctgggtctgacgtagagaggtggggagagagttccaggtcttggcggcgaggaaggagaaggatctgccgccggaggtcttgcgctggatcctggggacgatggcgagggcgagattggcagagcggagttgtcgagtgggggcgtaaaagttgagtctggagttgagggagGTAGGTCCAGTGTTGtatagagccttgtgagcgtgggtgaggagtttaaaggtgatcctcttctccaccgggagccagtggagttccctcaggtgaggggagatgtggcatcagcgGGGTATGtcgcggatgcattttggatacgctggagtcgtttgatgtcttttgttgggatgcctgtgtagagtgcgttgccgtagtcaagtctgctactgacgagggcttgggtcaccgtctttctggttcctgttgggatccacttgaaaattctgcgtagcattcgaagggtgttgaagcaggaagaggagacggcgctgacctgtttggacatggtgagggcggagtccaggatgaagccgaggtttcttgcgtggctggctggggtgggtgggggtccgaagtcggtgggccaccaggagtcgttccaggccgaaggggtgcgcccgaggatgaggacttccgttttgtcggagttgaaCTTCAGGcagctgtcgttcatccactcagcgatggcttttagtccctcatggaggttggttttggcggtgagtgggtctttggtcagggagaggacgagctgggtgtcgtcggcgtaggagatgatgctgaggtgatgttggcgggccagtttagcgaggggttccatgtagacgttgaacaacgtagggctgagggaggagccttgggggacgccgcagatgaggttggtggctttggagcggaaaggggagagtcggactctctgggttctgtcggagaggaaggatgagatccagttgagggctttatcttggatgccggcttcatggaggcgggtcagtagggtgcggtggcagactgtgtcaaaagcggctgataggtcgaggaggatgagggccgaggttttgccgttgtccatttgagttctgatgtcatctgtggcggcgaggagtgcagtctcggtgctgtggtttcgtctgaaaccggattgagaggggtctaggatggagttgtcttcgaggaagtgggcgagctgtgtgttgacgatcttctcgatgacttttgctggtaaagggaggagagagatcggtcggaagtttttgaggtcgttggggtcagccttgggtttcttgagaaggggttggatttctgcgtgtttccagctgtctgggaaggtggcggagtcgaaggagaggttgatgatcttgcggagtttgggggcgatgatggcgttggctttgttgaacacgtgatgtgggcatgggtccatggggagtggatggtgttcatggttgtcattgtttcggtgtcgtccacgtgggtccaggcggtgaggcggcaggcgtctgtggagatgtcaggggtggggtctggcggtggagtggtgttgaagctgttgtggatggttgtgattttctggtggaagaaggtggagaggtcgtcgcagagtttctgggagggcgggatgtcgttggcgttggggtttgagagttcctttacgatgccgaagagttctttgcagtcgtgggcgttgttgttgatgcgttcagtgaagtggggcGCGCtaggcgactcggatccgttggtggtgttcacggttggcgtctttgagggaggcgaggttgtcaggTGTGCGCTctgagatccacttcttcttgagcttctggcagcggcttttggaggcggtcagttcgtctgtgaaccaggctggttttttctttccttggttggcggtgggtttcttgagtggggctaaggtgttggcgcagtcgaggatccattgatggaggttgatggcggcagtgctcggaTCGGTTGAGtcggcacagagtccaaggggtccccttagaggtaaaatagtggcaaaaagagataattctaatgctctattttgtggcagtgtggtcgagcagcaggcttatcagagggtagtgttaagcatttgttgtacacacacaggcaataaatgaggaacacacactcaaagacaattccaggccaataggttttgacaacagctaggccccagcaccagtgttatt includes these proteins:
- the RRP36 gene encoding ribosomal RNA processing protein 36 homolog is translated as MTWALACDVSARHPQGMLGRGQAPESLSQAAADGGSLSVDMGLNVKEGSLRRKKKHTSGEQTPSDPNDVLKEGADGEISEVPQSEVLQEPTNNRQVEFVEAGGENALEPIAPKRRLLSRKKPHKHIIKKKIEHDPGSHSPGGDPALPNHPDSRPSSTGPSDESDSDDSGSTTGSSTETSCSDSDEDSEDDGDSDSSVSSTEKPPAPPDPGQTSPDNPIQKGLSGMSFEELLQLQNKVGTKLYNQMLYGAKTGPSAMENTKKKPRLNKNRPMEISAKKPAPFLRQVVPVKKKVHRDPRFDDLSGEYKPEIFEKTYSFINDIKSKEKKDIEKKLKKVKDPEQKQKLEQLLQRLAHQEKAQQARQRQREKELEFKKNQRELAKQGKKPFFLKKSEKRTLGLADKYMELKKSGKLENFLSKKRKRNAGKDKRRLPTQKSW